Below is a window of Vicugna pacos chromosome 20, VicPac4, whole genome shotgun sequence DNA.
TCTAACAGAAACATCCTTTTTCAGGTAAATGTGGGCAGTGGATTcatggcccagaggagtcagAGACTTGAATGGGAGGGTGGAAGTGTGCGTGCTCCCGGAGCAGCAGGGAGGGTCCCGCAGGCCCCCCAGTCTTCAGGGCACAGGGTCCTGGTCCGCTGTCACTGCTGAATCCTAGCTGCCACATTTGTGCATGGGGACAGCTGTCGTGGGTCCGGTGGGGCAGTGCGCGGGCGGCAGAGAATTTCCCAAAGACGAAGGGTGAAAACAGGAAAGCAGTTTATGAGGGTACTCTGCCGTAGGCAACAGCAGGCCCCACAGACGGGAGGTGAGCCCCGAGGCGGGGTTGCTGAGGTCTTTTTTAGGGACGGTTACCTTTAATTCCGTGTGCTTGCGTGGCATTGGGCACAGAGGGGTcgcagggtgtgtgatcagctcgtgcacaaaaCTGATTGGTGGGTGCTGAGGAAGCAGGGAAAGGAGGGGTCGTGAGAAGGCAGAGCTGCCAGActctgggcggggggggggggtgctgcgGCAGGTCCTGGCGGTCTGGCCGCGGGGCCTGGTGGTCTGGCTGCGGGGCCTTGTCAGTTCAATCTTTGTCTAGTTAGTTCAGCTCGGGCAGGTGGGTATTAAGAAAGGAATGTTCTCTGTTATCTTTAAAAGGCAGCAACTGGATGCTGGAGGGGACTTGCAGCAGGAATCTGCCAGATGTCTGTGGTCCCCACAGCAGTGTTCTTGCCTCCTGGAAGAGAGGGTGAGGGGGCGAGAGAGAGAGGAAACACAAGTTGCAGGGTGCTtcagggctgggccaggctgaGGAGGAGGTGGCCGTGGCAGCGCTCACGGCTGTGTGACACTGGCAGCTGGGGCTCTATTCTGTGTTGCAGCCTCACCATGGAGCAGCTGAGCGCGGCAAACACCCGCTTCGCCTTGGACCTGTTCCGCACTGTGAATGAGAGCAATCCTGCGGGGAACATCTTCTTCTCCCCCTTCAGCATTTCGTCAGCGCTGGCCATGATCTTTCTGGGGACTAGAGGCAATACCTCGGAGCAGATGTCCAAGGTGAGCAGCAACTGGCAGAAATGGCCTGCTTCCCCGGCCGAGCCCCGCCATGGTCTGCCCCAGAAAGCCGCGCCTTTGAGTGAGTGCAGAGCTGGCTTTCTGTGTCCCGCATCGTGCATCATGCTATCCCTCCTGAGGTCAGACTTTCAGAAAAAGCCCCAAGAATAGCCTTGGGGGCAGGCTGTCATTCACCATCCAGTCTTGAGTGAGCACCTGTGATGTGCCAGGCGCTGTCTTTGGTGGGGCTGAGGGCAGAGCAGTGAAgaaggcggacagagccctgttcTAGAGGAAGTCTGCACGGCCTTCCTGGAAGCCACAGCGCCTCCTGCTCTCGAGGACTGTCCAGCTTCCGCTCTGCCTGTGATGCTGGGCTACTCGCATAATGCCTGCCGCGTCCTTTTGGGCATAATGACACACAATGGCGAAGTGGAGGGGACACTGAGCGTGTGACCCCGTGTCCCTAGACCTGGCCCTGGCACCAAGTGTGGCAGGCTGGGCTGTGACCTGGGGCTCCTGGGTGAGCAGGAGGGCCCTGCAGGGGTAGGGGAGCAGTGATGCAGAAGCCCCTTCTGTCCTTGGTGGGTGTGGAGGCCGCAGGTGTGCTGGGTGCCCTATACTCTGAGTGGGGAACGCTGGCCATCCTGGAAGGAGGACCAGAGTGGAGGTCCTTCTAACAGGCAGGTCACGGGTTATGCTGCCCTGGAGCCAGGGACTGTCCAGCCCGGATTCAAGTTGACGGGCTCGTTCCAGCTGCAGAGCTTCTGTCTGTACTTTACGGAAAACCAACTTTTTCTATCGTGGCCGATACAAAAGCATTTGAAAGTTTTCAAAATCCACGTTAAAAAAAACTCTGGTACTAAGAATTGTGAGCTGCCCCCTGCAGGGTCATCTCGGCTTCTTCTTTGAGGTTTTCCAGGAACTTTCTAACCTCAGCAGAGAACAGTCTTAAGTTTTCCCCCCATTTCCAGGAAAGACGTGGGTCACGTACCCACACAGACGTCCCATAGCTCAGTTCCTGCACTTTGTATACTGTGGACGTTTGTTCTCCTTGTTTCAGAAGCAAGGAACCAGCCCAGGCCCCATAAAACCATAAAGGGGACTCTTGATGTAACTGATACATGGGGAATTAAACTTGTACCCAGTGCTAAGttgatttgtcttttaaaattttttctttttgatggaggtgctgggattgaagccaggacattgCGTGTGCGAGGCACGTgctcttaccactgagctgtaccctccaccCATCACCCAATGTTAAGTTTAGAGAAGTTATTTCTAAATGAGTTATTGATGCCAATAATGCAATTTGAAAAGCCCCTCACTCTGATCTCTTTGTGTTCCCGCATAGCTGATGATTCTGTTTTACTGTTTATTTCTGAGAATTTTCAGTAAAATTGTATTTGATACAGAATATACATGTGAGcataatatttatgattttttttggaaaaaagctGACTTGTATAAATATTTAGCCTGTTAACCACTCATATGTGTGGAACCATTGTTATAACAAAAACAATGATGTGAAAACAGTTTCTAATGTAATTATGTTTCCGAAAGCTGTACATTTCGGACTTTCTCTTATTTGTTCTCCAATGAAAATGACTAAAGTGTTGGGCTGGGGATCATCAgtaattagcaataaaaatataCTAATTTAATTTGATGGAAGCAAATGCCAAGGAATCagtttataatttcaaaataaatggttGTAGAAATAATATTTCCCTTCTTTCAGGCTCTCTATTTCAAGGAGGTTGAGGAGATTCACTCAAGATTTCAGAGTCTGAATGCTGATATCAACAAATGTGGGGCTGCTTACACCCTGAAAGTCGCTAACAGGCTCTTCGGAGAGAAAACCTACGACTTCCTCCCCGTGCGTACTTGTGCTCTGCTCCGAAACTCGCCAGGCAGAGCGCGCCCTTTTTTTCCAGCACAATCACGTCTCAGAAGTcagttttaattttcagaaacatTCAGAAAAACGATCCAGAATGAAGCGTTCCCACGAGTGGATGTGGGTTCATTCTCCATCTCCACAAGGAAAAGGTCGACCCTGGCTGTTTCACTAAAGCAAGAGTGAATTCCGCGGTTCACTGCCCAGTGTAATCAGGACCCGCTTGTTTATAAATATGTTAGTCGAAGGTTAGAAAAGGATTGGTAAATTTTACACAACACTGAAACGACTAAACTGTTCACCAAAAAATGGTTATGATCAGACACacgtcactatatataaaattgatgaacaaagacctaccttttaaatttatttatttatttatttttattgaagtgtggtcagtttacaactttgtgtctgtttctggtgcacaccataaagtttcagtcacacatatacatacacatatttgttttcatattcttttcattatcgGTGACTATAATatcgaacatagttccctgtgctgtacagaagaatcTTGTTGttcaactattttatatatagtagttagtatctgcaaacctcgaactcccagtctatcccttcccacccccttcccccactggtaaacataaatttgttttctatgtctgtggatctgaaggacctactgtttagcacagggaactatattcagtttcttataataacgTATAGTGGAAGAGAATctgagaagagaaaatacatatgtatgtgtatgtataactgaatcattttactctacacctgacactaacattgtaaatcaatacaCTTCaataagagttttttttaatgtttaagatCATCAGTTGAACATTATGTTTTtcactataataaaaaaaagtaaaagggttAGAGTTTTTTGGTTACAATGAAATATATCCTTTGGgacagtttctgttgttttaaaagattttagaGAACCATTCCTGTATGTAGTAGGAGTTATTCatcacatttcctttttttttttcttaaacaggaGTTCTTAGCTTCAACTCAGAAAATGTACGGCGCTGAGCTGGCCAGCGTGGATTTTCAGCAGGCCTCCGAAGACGCGAGGAAGGCCATAAATGAGTGGGTCAAAGGGCAGACAGAGGGTGAGCAGTGGCAGCCCGGCTGGACACGCGCGCTggtcttctctttcctctcctctccttcttgcCAGTGGGGGACCCCCTCTCCCCTTTCGTCACCCCACAGCCCGACCCTGGGGTCCCCTCTGCACTGCCCAGTGCTGGACAGCTTTCAAATGTAGAGATTCCTCCAAGTGGAAAGGTAAACATGATTTAACTGAAGATGctaaatattttttccccataaatTCCCCAAACTACATTTAAAAGTTAAAGCTGAtattaaaagtagaataaaaggaatgaaaattttGTGAATCAAGATTTACAGTCTGCTGTGGTCATAAATATTTTTTTGCCAGCATCTTATCTAAGAGGTCAGGGACGGCAGGTGGGGCTGTGTCTCCTAAGGCTGTTGTTTGGACTGTGACTCTGTCGTGGTCACAGGATGGTCAGGGCACCCACAGGACCCCTGTCTTCCTTCCACTGGGGACTGCCGCGGCCACGCTGTCTTGAGTGGGGCCTGTGTTTCAGGGGAGGAGCTGTCCCACCTTTCGGATGTTTGTTTAACGCTTTCCTGTGAGAGGCTTCCGCTGGAGGATTTGAGGAAGGGATTTATTCACCAGTGGCTGAAACTTTTGGTTAGGGAATTCTCTCCTTTTCCTGAAAAAGAGTGGCCCACTGTGTATCCCACACTCCAGAAAAGGAGAATGCCTATTGTTCGCCCTTTAAACGTCTGACTCGCTGTGACACACGGCCCTTTCGGGCTGGTTTGTGTGTCACCCTGCTCTGCCCGCCGAGGGCTGGCTTACAGCAGAGGCACTCCGGTGGCTGCGCTAACGTAACACCACGTTGCAGGAAACTGAACAGAAGGGCACGTTGGAATCGCATGTCTGTGCCAACCGAAGGTCAGGTCAAATCTGGAATTCCAataggtggatttttaaaaaggtaactttATCTTTTTAGGGAAGATTCCAGAGCTGCTGGCTTCAGGTGTGGTGGACAGCATGACTAAGCTTGTGCTGGTGAACGCCATCTATTTCAAAGGAAACTGGCAGGAGAAATTCGCGACGGAGGCCACGCACGACGCCACGTTCCGGCTGAACAAGGTGAGGCGCGGCCGCGGCCCGCAGCTGCTCTGGGCTGGCGGCCGCAGACGGTGACGCGCGCCGTCTGTCTTCCCACCGCTCAGAAAGACACCAAGACAGTGAGGATGATGTACCAGAAGAAGAAGCTTCCCTTGGGCTACATCAAGGACCTGAAGTGCCGGGTGCTGGAGCTGCCGTACCAGGGCGGGGACCTCAGCATGGTCATCCTGCTGCCCGACGACATCGAGGACGAGTCCACGGGGCTGCGGAAGGTGCGTGTACGCAGAGGCGccggctgtgtgtgtgtgtgtgtgtgcgcacgcacgtgtctgtgtgggtgtgtgggtgtttacgtaggggtgtgtgtgtggggggtggggttaTGGGGGATGtgggtgtgcgtgtgcatgtttgtgtaggtgtgtgtgtgggtgtgtgtgcatgtctgtgtgtgtgcatgtctgtgtaggggtgtgtgtgtgtgggtatgtgtgtgtgtgtgcatatctgtgtaggtgtgtgtgtgcatatctgtgtaggtgtgtgggggtgtgtggggggtgtgaatgtgtgtgcgtgtttgtgtaggtgtgtgggtgtgtgtgggtatgtgtgtgtgcatgtctgtgtaggggtgtgtgtgtgggtatgtgtgggtgtgtgcatgtctgtgtaggtgtgtgtaggggtgtgtgtgggggtgtggggtgtgggtgCTAGTTCTGTGTTTAGTGAGCCCACCTGACTGTCCCTCCAGGTCTCGGGCCCTCCTTTGTGCAGGAGCCCACGGACAGGGACAACCACGCAGCCCCAGTTCAGATGCTCAGTGCTGTCCGTGAGCAGCATGGTGGGAACATCAGGGCACAAAGCAGGTGTCCCACTGGCCAGTGGCAGCTCACGGACGCTCTCATAGATGAACTTTGGAGGAAAGTGCAGTGCATGAGGGTTGTttcattaaaacaattttaaaaattgacccCCAAATGATACAGCCTGTGGCTTCGTCATGGGCTATTAAATCTGATCATTATAGTGCTCCTTCTCACTCCAACTCAGGTGGACTGTGAATTAGATGTCAGGTAGCTACCTGAGAGGAGCAGCCCCGTGTGACCCGCTGGCTGAGAGATGAGCCCACTCCCCAGCGTGGGCCTTGCCTGTTGCTTGTGGTTCAAGGCTGTGGCAGCTCTTGCTGGCGCCAGGAGGTGGGGAAAGCGTGAAGAGGATGGTTCTTCACTGTCTCTGGCCGTCGTGTGCCCTCCCCTCACTGACTGGACTTGCTGTCGGGGAGGGTCTGGCATCAGCCGCCTGCGGGTACAGAGCATGTGCTGAAACCAGTGTGTCCCTTCTTTCCCTGCTGTTTCCATATTACTTCCTGATTGTAAACAAGAAGGTCTGGAGCCTCATGACAGGGACCCTGGCATCAGCAGCACAGTGGCCCGTGGCTCCGAGCCAGCACGGGAGCAGTGGTGGCGGTGATGCCGTGGTGGCGGTGATGCCGCGGTGACGTCGCACAGCACCGACCGTGCGCTGAGCGCTTTATTGAGGGGGACTCGTCCAGTGCTTACGACAGTGCTCTCAGTATGTGCTACTACTCTCCCGTTTTAGACAAGGCACTtggtctgcttctgttttcaccAACGAGCTAAACATGTTAAGAGGTTCACAGATACCCACAGTGATCACTGGAGTTCAGAATAAATAGAATAAACAGAAGAaacctttaaaattttccctTGCACCACTCAACCAGCTAGGGTAGTAACGGCCGTGGTGGACTGTCACGGTGATCCAGTGTGGCAGGGACTCAGTAAGTCCTAGGTGGgggatgggtgtgtgggtgggcggttggatggatgggtgagtgaGTGGATAGGTGTTGGGTGGGtgtgtggatgggtgggtggttgATCCACACCTCCAGATGGAATTCTCCTTTGGCACAAAACATGAAGGAAACTAGCGTCTGATACTACAGgtccattcatttaaaaaacgCTCCATCAACTCACTTCTATGGGACAGTGCTCACCTCCTCTTTTTGCCCATTCTGATTCCAGATTGAGCAACAGCTGACTTTGGAAAAGCTGCGTAAGTGGACGAAAGCTGACCGTCTGGAGCACCTTGAGGTCAGCGTCCACCTGCCCCGGTTCAGGCTGGAGGAGAGCTATGACCTGACCGCCCCGCTGGCCCGCCTGGGTGTGCAGGATCTCTTCTGTAGCAAGGCTGATCTGTCCGGCATGTCGGGAACCAGAGATCTCTTTGTATCAAAAGTTGTCCACAAGTCCTTCGTGGAAGTAAATGAGGAGGGCACAGAGGCGGCAGCCGCCACCGCGGGCGTCGTCGCCTACGCCATGCTGATGCCGGAGGAGAACTTCATCGCCGAccatcctttcattttcttcattcggCACAACCCCTCCGGTAACATCCTGTTCCTGGGCAGACTTGCTTCCCCATAGACACTGTGGGCTACCGGTCGAGCTTCGCACTCATTACCTGCTCTTTTAATGATGACCGCTTTTGTTACCTTCACCATAAAATACTATCTGAAAAtgaatctttaatttcctttgtaaGCACAGCCCTGGTGTCTGCTTATAACTTGGCAAGggtatctgttcttcttttttatactaaaaaaatccAATGACCGCTTTTGATTGCATCAAGTTAGAAGCAGAAATCAGAAATCAGGTGTATAGGTTCTTGACGACGCAGCAATGCACGAAGCTGCCGTACACTCCTGAGAGCCGTGGGGAACGCGGTCGCACTGTCATGGCTTTTACGGTAGGCTTTGGAAGCCGTGATAGACATACACCTTGACTGTTGAAGGATATTCAGTTGAAATATAGGAGGGCAGCCCTACTAAGGGCCCTGGTCACGAAGACAGACTTGCCTTGGCCTTGGCAGTGTCTCGGACCCTGTGTAGCATGACAGGATTTGTGTGCTATCATGGCAGAGCCACCTGGCGATGCCCTGccctctcttttttgttctcctGTATCCTTCCTCGTACGTGGTTGGTGTGGGGTCATGAGGAGTCAAGCAGTGGGTGTCGTGAAAGAGACTAAGAAGGGACACAAAAATGTCGTAGGATAGACGGTTAAGCAAAGAGGGCGTGCAGCAGTCTCACTGTGAACCAGCTTCTCCCGTGGTTTCTGATAAAGGCTCGTCGCTTCCATCGTCTGGTACAGGGTTTTATGGCAACGGGACTGCGCTACGCGAGCTGCGGTAGGAGATGGGTGGGGGAGCTCTTTGATTCGTGTAAACCTCTGTCAACGCACTCCTTGGAATGAGGCTTGAAATGCTGCATTTTCTTGCTCCCACAAAGCTGG
It encodes the following:
- the SERPINB1 gene encoding leukocyte elastase inhibitor, which codes for MEQLSAANTRFALDLFRTVNESNPAGNIFFSPFSISSALAMIFLGTRGNTSEQMSKALYFKEVEEIHSRFQSLNADINKCGAAYTLKVANRLFGEKTYDFLPEFLASTQKMYGAELASVDFQQASEDARKAINEWVKGQTEGKIPELLASGVVDSMTKLVLVNAIYFKGNWQEKFATEATHDATFRLNKKDTKTVRMMYQKKKLPLGYIKDLKCRVLELPYQGGDLSMVILLPDDIEDESTGLRKIEQQLTLEKLRKWTKADRLEHLEVSVHLPRFRLEESYDLTAPLARLGVQDLFCSKADLSGMSGTRDLFVSKVVHKSFVEVNEEGTEAAAATAGVVAYAMLMPEENFIADHPFIFFIRHNPSGNILFLGRLASP